The genomic region CATGGCCCGCACCTGGCGCGCGGCGACGCCGGCCGACGTGAAGTCCGCTCCGAGCGACAAGACCGTGACCGGCCAGGCCTGCGCCCGCTCCGTCCTCTTCCTCTTCGCCTGGGGCGACGCCGGCTACGCGGCCGCCTCCCGCGACGCGCTCAAGGGCGAGCCCGCCAACGCCCTGCTCTACGACGTGAAGGTGGACCGCACGGGCCAGGCCTACGTCCTCGGCCTCTACGCGAAGACCTGCGTCCAGCTCACCGGACGGGTCGCCCTGCAGTGACCCTTAGAGCACCTAAAATAGCCTGGGGCGGCCTTGGCGGGGCCGAGTTTGGCCCGAATGCGCGGCGTCCGCGGCGCGGGCATACCCGAAGGTATGTACGCGCCGCGGCAACAACGCAGGCGGACCGAAATCGGCCCCGCCCGAAGGGAAACCCCGATATAGGGCCGATACCATTGTTGGGCCGCCGGGTACATAGCGCTGCGGCTATGCCCCCGGCGTCCCGCCGCGGTCTCGACCCCATCTCGGGGTTTCCAAGGCCACCCCAGGCTATTTTAGGTGCTCTTATCCTCGCGCTGCTGCTCGCGCTCGCGCCCGCGGCCCGCGCGCAGTCGATGTCGGAGGAGGAGGGCTCCGCCGACTGGGGCCTCGTCTCCGCCGGAACCATCGTCCTCTTCTACGACACCAAAGGCGCCGCCGCCTACGTGGCGATGACGCGCCGCGAACTGCCCGCCGACGCCGAGCTCATCGGCGGCGAGGTCTACGGCCGCGGCTGCCAGTACAGTCTCTCCATCCCGCTCGGCTCGCCGCTCAACCGCTCCTCGCAGTCGGTCTCGGCCGCCCGCGGACGCGCCGGCTACGGCAAGGCCCTCGACGAGATCCGCCTCCGCAACCCCGGCCTGCGCGGGATCTGGGACGTGAAGCTCGACGACCACACCCTCAGCCTCCTGGGCTTCTTCCG from Elusimicrobiota bacterium harbors:
- a CDS encoding TRL domain-containing protein — encoded protein: MQTACSLLSPRLAWAKSPGQIGRYAAVAALTAALSGCGLLYTNIHMARTWRAATPADVKSAPSDKTVTGQACARSVLFLFAWGDAGYAAASRDALKGEPANALLYDVKVDRTGQAYVLGLYAKTCVQLTGRVALQ